The sequence AGGAAAGGGCAGTATATTTACTATACAACTCCCGAAGGCTCTGGACGGTTAGAAGTTCAGGACTGAGAGAGCTCAAAGAAGGATATAAAGCAGTTTACACATCTTATGGCCAAGTCGAAGTAGGTGTAATAGACTGTCCGGCATGAATGGTTGGACCGAATACAGCAGCTGGAGGCATTCCTCCAGGGATAAAATAACCTGCTGTTTGAACATTTCTACTTACTGCGCCCTCTACAAATGGGGGATTACAAAAGGGTTAATATGATGAAAACGAAAAAGTGTATTAAATTTAGTAATAGAATGAATTTGCTCTTAACAATAATTTTATTTGCTTTATGGGTGAGTGTATTTGTTATTCATGGAATGGCGGGGGCTGTGAGCTGGGCTTTATTAAAACTTGTACTTGCACCAATTGGAGTCATTTTCTTCATAGCCTGCTGTATCATTATTGTTATAAGGATTATAAAGCATAAAAATATTGCTCAAAATGTTCTCACACTTTTACTCTTATTTATTTTTTCATTTCCGATTTTGATGCTTGTTAATATTATTCCTATGAAATATCCAGTAAAATTAGAAAATGTATCTCCATCACTTACAATAGATTCTCCTTTTCATGAATCAGTATTGGTCGGTTGGGGAGGAGATTCAGTTAAAAACAATGCACCTCATGTCATCTGGGCATCCGAACGATGGGCTTATGACCTAGTAATAGAACCAAAAGGTATAGATAGTCCTAATCTAGTAGATTATGGTATTTATGATAAAAAAATCTATGCCCCCATAGCCGGAGTAGTTGTAGCAGCTTATGATAAAGAAGAAGATATACCACCAAATACAGAAGAGTTTCTATCGATGGAAGGCAATTATGTGTATATAAAGATTGATAAAACGGAAACGTATTTACTTCTTAATCATCTTAAAAAGGACTCTGTTGTTGTAAATGTTGGTGATAAATTGAACGTTGGTGAATACATTGGAAATATTGGTAATTCCGGTTCTACCTCTGAACCACACCTACACATACATCATCAAAGAGAAAATCCAACAAAAACTATTTTCCCAATATTTGCTGAAGGACTACCTTTATATTTTTCTATAAATGAAAAAAATGTAATGCCAATAAGTGGAGACATTATTGAGAGTAGTTTTGATATGCAATGAATTATTAAACCTGAGTCATCGTATTTTTAATTCAAGTCCCAGGGGAACGGGTCTTTCAAAATCCTCACCTGTCTCGAGAGATCTATCACTGATTTTCAGACTCCTTATTCCCATGACGGAGATCTGAGAGGACCCGCCGCCGTCAAGATTGATCATATTATCTATACCCGACTCTTTACAGATATGAGCCATCTCTTCAAGTGAGCATCCCGTACTATCATATCCGGCCTTATATACAGCTTTCTTACTGCCTTCTATTCCGATCAGCACCAGCTTTTTATTCTTAAAACCCAGACCTGTACGGGCGGCACGGCCATGGGACCAGTCCAGAGGATACACAGTCGGAGGAAACGGGATTCCCGTACCCTGATAATAATCAGTTGAGAAGCCTTCACAGACCTCTCCTCCCTCAACCATGGAGGGTCCCACTTGAATAGAGAAGTTCAGATCCTTCCTATAAAAATAGGATACCCCTAAGTCTGAGGGGGGATCAGGATTCTCAAGATGCAGGATAAATCCGGCTTCAGGAACAGGACAGCCTCCGCCAGTTGAGTAGGCAAGGATATTGTTCCCGACGATAATCAAGTCCAGTCCGTCCTGCATGGGAGACACTCCATATTCGGGTCTTCTGAAAATACGGCAGTTCTCTTTATCTCTGTATTCCATTCCATCAATAATAATTGTCATATCTTCAATTGATAATTTCAGAATCCCATTATCTCCCGATTCGTATGAAATCAATGTCTCTCTGGAATAAAGAGGAGGATGTATAATTTCACCATCCACCGACAGCATCCCAAAGGGCTCTCCGACTCTAT comes from Oceanispirochaeta sp. M1 and encodes:
- a CDS encoding M23 family metallopeptidase, which codes for MKTKKCIKFSNRMNLLLTIILFALWVSVFVIHGMAGAVSWALLKLVLAPIGVIFFIACCIIIVIRIIKHKNIAQNVLTLLLLFIFSFPILMLVNIIPMKYPVKLENVSPSLTIDSPFHESVLVGWGGDSVKNNAPHVIWASERWAYDLVIEPKGIDSPNLVDYGIYDKKIYAPIAGVVVAAYDKEEDIPPNTEEFLSMEGNYVYIKIDKTETYLLLNHLKKDSVVVNVGDKLNVGEYIGNIGNSGSTSEPHLHIHHQRENPTKTIFPIFAEGLPLYFSINEKNVMPISGDIIESSFDMQ
- a CDS encoding phosphodiester glycosidase family protein, with the translated sequence MKKKADIILRQYLTHEGEILRYQLLEMPFPLPLKQLQGKTDLAILEDLKSLYLKNLLPAKPEYTGVVLFCCDHRIPDPFPERDGDIVIKDQASRVRWWIDKYYRNGHPEDQIELRQYLESLEKAQLLVSGGDRESHPLYLPVYPGMTKLSSFYHDNTVTLNSHFFLMEISDLLSPFDRVGEPFGMLSVDGEIIHPPLYSRETLISYESGDNGILKLSIEDMTIIIDGMEYRDKENCRIFRRPEYGVSPMQDGLDLIIVGNNILAYSTGGGCPVPEAGFILHLENPDPPSDLGVSYFYRKDLNFSIQVGPSMVEGGEVCEGFSTDYYQGTGIPFPPTVYPLDWSHGRAARTGLGFKNKKLVLIGIEGSKKAVYKAGYDSTGCSLEEMAHICKESGIDNMINLDGGGSSQISVMGIRSLKISDRSLETGEDFERPVPLGLELKIR